One window of the Chryseotalea sp. WA131a genome contains the following:
- a CDS encoding carbohydrate binding family 9 domain-containing protein, which produces MKSGLFLVGCVLISASVAFAQATFQPPETPLEIRSQKVGGSITIDGVLDEPSWQNLKPVADLVQYEPRQGEAASLKTEVRILFDEKNLYVSAICFDSAGRKGIRVPNMQRDFSFDENDLFGIAIDGLLDKRNAAAFQTNPYGAQRELLISDGSNFNREWISLWSVKTKIHDWGWTAEFAIPWKSIRYKAGSDRMGIILLRCMRRLNQNVTFPAIPRVFTPYQMPYEAILTGLELPPDNGVNVQLNPYMLVSADRETKERVTKQNSDLKVGGEAKWALNTNSVLDVTYNTDFAQVDVDRQVVNLARFSVLFPERRQFFLEGNEIYTMQALGALQPFFSRRIGLDDNGNPIPIEAGVRFTNRSLKRNIGALAIRQRVQGVDPASNFAVARYSHNLTDQGTRIGGLATFRYDEADTAGRTNANSTITIDGLYRPNQKLNAFWMLSGSNNSGLINNKGWSGSMWAYYDTNDIYAGHVQAVVSDKYDPRSGFVDATNYALTSPAVSLKLRPSWLPKKIIRQYTPGVTAYFYHYYNDLSFREGFISYRPFSLNFQNGGRLSYSFVTNWQNLIESFSPLDIEIAAGVYAYNNHSLNFQTDNSRKLFFSAEYNNGGYFNGRLQSISASTRIAPDPHVALTLSYRHNEIRNLGISSSNVTTDLATAEIRLALNPRVQWISFYQYNSAINRNTFNTRLQWEYKPLSFIFLVLNDNRQDFTNPDTQINSRLVNQKGVLKITYLKQF; this is translated from the coding sequence GTGAAATCTGGACTATTTTTAGTGGGTTGTGTGTTGATTTCTGCTAGCGTTGCCTTCGCGCAAGCTACCTTTCAGCCACCTGAAACACCCCTTGAAATTCGGAGTCAGAAAGTTGGGGGTTCCATCACTATCGATGGTGTGCTGGATGAACCTTCATGGCAAAACCTTAAACCGGTTGCCGATTTGGTACAATACGAACCACGCCAAGGGGAGGCCGCTTCCTTGAAAACAGAAGTACGGATTTTATTCGATGAAAAAAATTTATATGTAAGCGCAATTTGTTTCGATTCGGCAGGCCGAAAAGGTATTCGCGTACCCAATATGCAACGCGATTTTTCCTTTGATGAAAATGATTTGTTTGGTATTGCTATTGATGGGTTGCTTGACAAGCGAAATGCTGCGGCCTTTCAAACTAATCCATACGGGGCGCAACGGGAATTGTTAATCAGCGATGGAAGCAATTTTAATCGCGAGTGGATTTCGTTGTGGAGTGTAAAAACCAAAATACATGATTGGGGTTGGACGGCAGAGTTTGCTATTCCCTGGAAATCGATTCGTTACAAAGCAGGAAGTGATCGGATGGGTATCATTTTGCTTCGGTGCATGCGCAGGCTCAATCAAAATGTGACTTTCCCAGCAATTCCTCGTGTCTTTACTCCTTATCAAATGCCCTACGAAGCAATACTTACAGGACTTGAGCTTCCGCCCGATAACGGAGTAAACGTTCAGTTAAATCCTTATATGCTGGTAAGCGCAGACAGAGAAACCAAAGAAAGGGTAACGAAACAAAACAGCGATTTGAAAGTAGGTGGCGAAGCCAAGTGGGCGCTCAATACCAATTCAGTTTTAGATGTTACGTATAACACCGACTTTGCTCAGGTGGATGTAGATCGGCAAGTAGTAAACCTCGCACGTTTTTCTGTTTTGTTTCCTGAGCGCAGGCAATTTTTTCTGGAAGGAAATGAAATTTACACCATGCAAGCGCTCGGTGCGCTTCAACCTTTTTTCAGTAGACGAATTGGATTAGATGACAACGGAAATCCAATACCCATTGAAGCTGGAGTTCGTTTCACCAACCGAAGCCTCAAGCGAAATATCGGTGCATTGGCCATTCGCCAGCGAGTGCAGGGAGTAGATCCGGCATCTAATTTTGCCGTAGCGCGTTACTCACACAATCTCACGGATCAAGGTACACGTATAGGAGGATTAGCAACTTTCCGATACGATGAAGCAGATACGGCTGGTCGAACAAATGCGAACTCCACCATCACCATAGATGGATTGTATCGCCCCAATCAAAAACTGAATGCATTTTGGATGCTTTCGGGATCTAATAATTCAGGACTCATAAACAACAAGGGTTGGTCAGGCTCCATGTGGGCGTACTATGATACGAACGACATTTATGCAGGCCATGTGCAAGCGGTGGTTTCAGATAAATACGATCCACGCTCCGGGTTTGTGGATGCAACCAATTATGCACTGACCAGCCCGGCTGTGAGTTTAAAGCTGCGACCCAGCTGGTTGCCTAAAAAAATAATTCGCCAATATACACCGGGTGTAACTGCCTATTTCTATCACTATTACAATGATCTCAGTTTTCGCGAGGGGTTTATTTCCTACCGACCATTTAGTTTGAATTTTCAAAACGGTGGCAGATTGTCGTACAGTTTCGTCACCAACTGGCAAAACCTGATTGAGTCGTTTAGCCCACTAGACATTGAAATTGCGGCAGGTGTTTATGCTTACAATAATCACTCCTTAAATTTCCAAACAGATAACTCACGTAAGCTTTTCTTTTCAGCGGAGTATAACAACGGAGGATATTTTAATGGTAGGCTACAATCTATTTCTGCTAGCACACGAATTGCCCCTGATCCACATGTGGCGCTAACGTTGAGTTATCGGCACAATGAAATAAGAAATTTAGGCATTTCATCTTCCAACGTAACAACAGATTTGGCCACAGCAGAAATACGTCTGGCTTTAAATCCACGTGTGCAATGGATTAGTTTTTATCAATATAATTCAGCCATCAACAGAAACACGTTCAACACTCGGTTGCAATGGGAATACAAACCGTTGTCATTCATTTTTCTTGTGCTCAATGATAACCGACAGGACTTTACTAATCCAGACACACAAATTAACAGCCGGTTGGTGAACCAAAAGGGCGTTCTTAAGATTACGTACTTGAAGCAGTTTTGA
- a CDS encoding succinylglutamate desuccinylase/aspartoacylase family protein: MKKTLVHYWQISLWKAKLFLATALALIIVFLCEHHLLAQNTSFHFEGHVIQPGEVKSLILPVVTEKQDSTYIPITIINGLSKGPVLGLIAGIHGYEYPPILAMQKLSGEIDPKDVHGTILIVRLANVDAFFGRSVFYHPKDGKNLNRQFPGSKSGTITEVLAYTISQKIILRCQYVVDIHAGDASEDLHPYIAIYQYGTQTAKAKQMALALDFPWLITSENAPKQGQPTIYCTAEAVSKDIPVVGIEYGKLGQVRPEEADFINKRLRNMMRSLGILSGKPVAVNTPFEIGKRSSIKSEQTGIFYTDYRSGTLFKKGAKLGFVTDLFGNVIQEIWAPFDGFIIYVSFTPPINKGETLLSISELD; the protein is encoded by the coding sequence ATGAAAAAAACCTTAGTTCATTACTGGCAAATATCCTTATGGAAGGCCAAGTTATTTTTAGCGACAGCTTTAGCGTTAATCATTGTGTTTCTTTGTGAGCACCACCTCTTAGCTCAAAACACTAGCTTTCACTTTGAAGGGCACGTCATCCAACCCGGGGAAGTGAAATCTCTCATCCTTCCCGTTGTCACAGAAAAACAAGATAGTACCTACATTCCAATAACAATTATCAACGGATTATCGAAAGGCCCAGTGTTAGGACTAATTGCTGGCATCCATGGCTATGAATATCCTCCTATCCTTGCAATGCAAAAACTTTCTGGGGAAATTGATCCGAAGGATGTTCACGGAACGATTCTGATTGTCCGCCTGGCCAATGTGGATGCTTTTTTCGGAAGAAGTGTATTTTATCATCCCAAAGATGGTAAAAACCTGAACAGGCAATTTCCTGGAAGCAAAAGCGGGACAATTACAGAGGTACTTGCTTATACAATCTCACAAAAAATTATTTTACGCTGCCAATATGTAGTTGATATTCATGCCGGAGATGCCAGTGAAGATTTGCACCCCTACATTGCTATCTATCAATATGGAACACAGACAGCCAAAGCAAAACAAATGGCGTTGGCCCTTGATTTCCCTTGGCTAATAACAAGCGAAAATGCACCGAAGCAGGGTCAACCAACGATCTACTGCACGGCAGAGGCCGTCTCCAAAGATATACCAGTAGTAGGAATAGAATATGGGAAACTCGGACAAGTGCGGCCGGAAGAAGCGGACTTCATCAATAAACGGCTTAGGAATATGATGCGAAGTTTGGGAATACTGTCAGGCAAACCAGTTGCCGTCAACACGCCTTTTGAAATTGGTAAGAGATCGTCAATTAAAAGTGAACAAACCGGAATCTTCTATACCGACTACAGAAGTGGCACATTATTCAAGAAGGGTGCAAAGCTGGGTTTTGTTACAGATCTCTTTGGCAATGTCATACAAGAAATATGGGCGCCATTCGATGGATTCATCATTTATGTGAGCTTCACACCTCCAATAAACAAAGGAGAAACGTTGCTCAGTATTTCTGAGTTAGACTAA
- a CDS encoding DUF1826 domain-containing protein: MTKEKEHFHNASTLSSLDGIRQPHINIAIHQRMPSTGLKQSVDSFVNSSFTGFESTVKVNTEVGAQIEKMFVSKSVHPINELSALIEDMQLLIYQFAAICNAEYVRVHLKTVAKDACRKFHIDGYDLRLLCSYAGPGTEWTYNDNVNRKHLGLGENEQIIKDWSYINQLNSYDVAILKGELPHQRTGKGVVHRSPAIELTGARRLVLRIDI, encoded by the coding sequence TTGACAAAAGAAAAAGAGCATTTTCACAATGCTTCTACTCTTTCATCGCTTGATGGTATTCGGCAGCCACATATCAATATTGCCATCCATCAGCGGATGCCCAGCACTGGCCTAAAACAGTCGGTGGACAGTTTTGTAAACAGCTCGTTCACCGGATTTGAGTCAACCGTGAAAGTTAATACAGAAGTAGGTGCGCAGATTGAAAAAATGTTTGTATCGAAAAGCGTTCACCCTATTAACGAGTTAAGTGCCTTGATAGAAGACATGCAACTATTGATTTATCAGTTTGCAGCCATTTGCAATGCGGAGTACGTAAGAGTTCATTTAAAAACAGTTGCGAAAGATGCCTGCCGGAAGTTTCACATTGATGGCTATGACTTACGATTGCTTTGCTCTTATGCCGGTCCTGGCACGGAGTGGACCTACAATGACAACGTGAACCGAAAGCACTTAGGTTTAGGGGAGAATGAGCAAATCATAAAAGACTGGAGCTACATCAATCAACTCAACTCCTACGATGTAGCAATATTAAAGGGTGAACTTCCGCATCAAAGAACGGGCAAAGGTGTTGTGCATCGGTCGCCAGCGATCGAACTGACAGGCGCACGTAGATTGGTTTTAAGGATTGATATCTAA
- a CDS encoding DUF3526 domain-containing protein: MLNHTIKYEWLNLLRDRWVMILLILFLGITVFAVRNGKEKVGDRMASITKEKEKMVKLDRKMAADIDSLNKNLKPAPEAWKDPRALDNIGWSAPRVVAMDAQPLAVVSTGQSDLFTHYAKPKIYGEAYTLGFSELSNPVQLLFGSFDLAFVCIYLLPLLVLGFSYNVLSSEKESGVLRLTLAQPISLYQWLFGKLLLRFFILTSIVVVSILISLTIFDIDWLGNMGAATKLILLVTVYIFFWFLISFLINLLGNSSGSNAVTLIAVWVVFVLLIPSIISQTTNSFYPVPSRTIMIHEYREAKALAEKKADEILKMYYREHPEYAPKDTTEQNQYSWWLGNFAASDVINQSVQPVLDDYNEALNKQQSWVNRLRFLSPAILLQDGLNDLAGTSPAHYTDFRNQVIAFADTWRHYFIPRMFNNEKMRAEDFSSLPTHSYSSAQVPSHYNADLMGLLFFLTLTVSGSAWVYRRNRFERMVAL, encoded by the coding sequence ATGTTAAACCATACAATCAAATACGAATGGCTCAACTTGCTACGCGACAGATGGGTGATGATTCTGCTGATTTTATTTTTGGGCATCACCGTGTTTGCTGTGCGCAATGGAAAGGAAAAAGTGGGGGATCGTATGGCTAGCATTACCAAAGAAAAGGAAAAAATGGTGAAGCTGGATCGGAAGATGGCGGCCGATATAGACTCGCTTAACAAAAATCTAAAACCGGCACCCGAGGCATGGAAAGACCCACGTGCATTGGATAACATTGGGTGGAGTGCTCCACGTGTTGTCGCCATGGATGCACAGCCACTGGCAGTTGTTTCTACCGGCCAAAGCGACTTGTTTACACATTATGCAAAACCAAAAATTTATGGCGAGGCATACACACTCGGCTTCTCGGAACTCTCAAATCCCGTTCAACTTTTGTTTGGCAGTTTTGATCTGGCTTTCGTTTGCATCTACTTGCTTCCGTTGCTGGTGTTGGGGTTTAGTTACAACGTGCTTTCGTCCGAGAAAGAATCGGGTGTGTTGCGCTTGACGTTGGCACAGCCCATATCCTTGTACCAATGGCTATTTGGGAAGCTATTACTCCGCTTTTTTATTCTCACCAGTATTGTTGTTGTCTCTATTCTTATTTCATTGACCATTTTTGATATTGACTGGTTGGGTAATATGGGAGCAGCAACGAAATTAATTCTGCTCGTCACCGTGTATATCTTTTTTTGGTTCTTGATTTCGTTTTTAATAAACCTGTTGGGGAACTCATCCGGCAGCAATGCGGTGACATTAATAGCTGTGTGGGTTGTGTTTGTGCTTTTGATCCCGTCCATTATTTCGCAAACGACAAACTCCTTTTATCCAGTGCCATCGCGCACCATTATGATTCATGAGTATCGGGAGGCAAAAGCATTGGCGGAGAAAAAGGCGGATGAAATACTGAAAATGTATTATCGGGAGCATCCGGAATATGCCCCGAAAGATACGACTGAGCAAAACCAGTATAGTTGGTGGCTGGGAAACTTTGCTGCTAGCGATGTAATCAACCAGTCGGTACAACCTGTGTTGGATGATTATAATGAAGCGCTGAATAAACAACAAAGCTGGGTCAATCGACTTCGTTTTTTGTCGCCCGCTATTTTGTTGCAAGACGGGTTGAATGATCTGGCCGGAACTTCACCAGCGCATTACACCGACTTTCGGAATCAAGTGATTGCATTTGCCGATACGTGGCGCCACTATTTTATTCCACGGATGTTTAACAATGAAAAGATGCGCGCAGAAGACTTTAGTTCTTTGCCAACGCACAGCTATTCTTCGGCTCAAGTGCCTTCACACTACAATGCAGATTTGATGGGCCTTCTTTTCTTTTTAACACTGACGGTTTCAGGAAGCGCGTGGGTGTATCGAAGAAATCGTTTTGAAAGAATGGTAGCCCTATAA
- a CDS encoding DUF3526 domain-containing protein has protein sequence MIFKIARKELTEIGREGRFRITAITLFALLLAALFVSKSYYTSVNAQHSEAKKNARSEWMEQGQKNPHSAAHYGTYAFKPKYPLSLIDNGVDKYTGVSIYLEAHKRNEAQYAAAQDQTALSRFGDLTPDFVLIFIVPLFIILIGFNAFTRERESGTLRLLKSQGVSTWKLTMGKWLGLFLPVLFIAIPVYVLAALFLANIKDYGQFSFWALTLLFGVYLIYYAVFINITLFVSSLFKKSNVAFVTLLGIWMVSCLAMPKISTAIADKLYPYPTQVEFEEQIAVDKKKGLDGHNPWNTEAKMLEEETLKKYGVDSVQQLPFNWDGFLMQEGEKHTADIYFKHYQLLKDTYVNQTNVYRSTAALSPFLPTRFLSMAICRTDYTSHWDFANAAENYRIELVGKMNGDMAANSKYGDWDYLADDKLWSSVPDFQYEPAAYTTVIRQNTSNLITLLAWLLLSFAALYGAVTKMKTI, from the coding sequence ATGATTTTTAAAATCGCACGCAAAGAGCTCACAGAAATCGGTCGGGAGGGACGCTTTCGGATTACGGCCATCACCCTTTTTGCTTTGTTGCTGGCCGCCTTGTTTGTCAGCAAAAGCTACTACACATCGGTCAATGCCCAGCACAGCGAAGCCAAAAAAAATGCACGCAGCGAGTGGATGGAACAGGGACAAAAAAATCCGCACTCGGCAGCGCACTACGGCACCTATGCATTCAAACCAAAGTATCCGCTTTCGTTGATCGATAATGGCGTAGATAAATACACGGGTGTAAGCATTTATCTGGAAGCACATAAACGCAACGAAGCACAATATGCGGCCGCACAAGATCAAACCGCCCTGTCGCGCTTTGGTGATCTCACACCTGATTTCGTGCTGATCTTCATCGTTCCACTTTTTATTATTCTGATCGGGTTCAATGCCTTCACGCGCGAGCGCGAAAGTGGCACGTTACGATTATTGAAAAGTCAGGGCGTGAGCACGTGGAAATTAACAATGGGAAAATGGTTGGGCCTATTTCTCCCAGTTTTGTTCATCGCTATTCCTGTATATGTGTTGGCCGCTTTGTTTTTAGCCAACATCAAAGATTACGGGCAGTTTAGTTTTTGGGCGCTCACCCTCCTGTTTGGCGTTTACCTGATCTATTATGCAGTGTTCATCAACATCACCCTGTTTGTTTCCTCTCTTTTTAAAAAATCAAACGTAGCGTTCGTGACATTGCTGGGAATTTGGATGGTATCGTGTTTAGCGATGCCCAAGATTTCAACCGCCATTGCGGATAAACTGTACCCGTATCCCACGCAAGTGGAATTTGAAGAACAGATTGCGGTTGACAAAAAGAAAGGATTGGATGGACACAATCCGTGGAACACTGAAGCCAAGATGCTGGAAGAAGAAACGTTAAAAAAATATGGAGTTGACAGTGTGCAGCAATTGCCCTTCAACTGGGATGGCTTTTTGATGCAGGAAGGCGAGAAGCATACTGCTGATATTTATTTCAAGCATTATCAATTGTTGAAAGACACGTATGTGAATCAAACCAACGTTTATCGCAGCACGGCTGCGCTCTCACCATTTTTGCCTACCCGCTTTTTGTCGATGGCCATTTGCCGCACAGACTACACCTCGCATTGGGATTTCGCCAACGCAGCTGAAAACTACCGCATTGAATTGGTGGGAAAAATGAATGGCGATATGGCGGCCAATTCAAAATACGGAGATTGGGATTATCTGGCCGATGACAAACTGTGGTCTTCGGTGCCTGACTTTCAATATGAGCCGGCTGCGTACACCACTGTGATCCGTCAGAACACGAGTAATCTCATCACCTTGTTAGCATGGCTGTTGCTCTCCTTTGCCGCATTGTACGGAGCGGTTACTAAAATGAAAACAATCTAG
- a CDS encoding ABC transporter ATP-binding protein: MLEAKQLSKTYQGKEALKPTSFTVNKGDIYCLLGANGAGKTTTINLFLNFIQPSGGQALIGEKDVVKEPIETKKLLTYIPENLMLYPNLSGLENLEYFSGLANKKYPKEEFLKFLTEAGLQADAHDKRISTYSKGMRQKVGIALALAKDAQVLLLDEPTSGLDPKASNEFSELLTKLSKKGVATLMATHDLFRAKETGTHIGMMREGSLVEQLTTDQINHTDLEKLYLKHMN; encoded by the coding sequence ATGCTAGAAGCAAAACAACTTAGCAAAACGTATCAAGGCAAAGAAGCACTGAAGCCAACCAGCTTTACTGTAAATAAAGGAGATATCTATTGCCTGCTTGGCGCGAATGGCGCAGGTAAAACCACTACGATCAACCTCTTTCTCAATTTCATTCAACCATCCGGAGGTCAGGCATTGATTGGAGAAAAAGATGTGGTGAAAGAACCGATTGAGACTAAAAAACTACTGACCTACATTCCGGAGAATCTGATGCTCTATCCGAATTTGTCGGGATTAGAGAACCTCGAATATTTCAGCGGGCTTGCCAACAAAAAATATCCGAAAGAGGAATTTCTGAAATTCTTAACGGAAGCCGGCTTGCAAGCCGATGCACACGACAAGAGAATTTCTACCTACTCCAAAGGGATGCGCCAGAAAGTTGGTATTGCATTGGCGCTGGCGAAAGACGCGCAAGTGCTGCTGTTGGACGAACCTACTTCCGGATTAGACCCGAAAGCAAGCAACGAGTTTTCGGAATTGCTGACCAAACTAAGCAAGAAAGGAGTGGCTACGCTGATGGCCACGCATGATCTTTTCCGAGCCAAAGAAACGGGCACGCACATTGGCATGATGCGCGAAGGAAGTTTAGTAGAACAACTTACCACCGATCAAATCAACCATACGGACTTAGAAAAACTGTATTTGAAACACATGAATTAA